The genomic interval GCGGGTAGCTGACTTTTTGCGGGTCGTAAATCACCCGCACCGCCTCGGTATGCCCGGTGCCGCCCGCGCTGACCTGCTCGTAGCTCGGATTACTCGTGCGGCCTGCGGTGTAGCCCGACTCCACCTCGATCACGCCGGGGAGTTTTTCAAAGTCTTTTTCGATGCACCAGAAGCAGCCGCCGGCGAAAATCGCCGTGGCGCCGCCGGCAGGCACGATGGTGGGCGTGGCGGGTGTCTCGGCAAACGCGGCGGGCACCAAGGCTGTGGCGAGCGCCGCCACCTTTATCAGCGTCTTCATGTCCGCAGCGCCGGAAGCTGTTCACCTTTCAAGATGAACCTCAAGGCGACCCCGTTGTTGCAGTAACGTTTTCCGGTGGGTTGCGGGCCGTCGTTGAACACGTGGCCCTGATGCCCGCCGCAGCGCGAACAGTGATACTCGGTGCGTGGGAATACCAGTTTGAAGTCCGTCGAGGTGCCGACCGCGTCTGCCAGCGGTTGCCAGAAGCTCGGCCAGCCGGTGCCGCTTTCGTACTTGTGGGCGCTGTCGAACAGCGGCAGATTGCAGGCGGCGCAGACGAAGGTGCCGGTGCGCTTTTCCGCGTTCAACGCACTGCTGCCGGCAGCTTCAGTACCCTCTTCAAACAGCACCTGGTAGGCGTCAGCCGGCAGCAATCCCTTCCACTCCCGTTTGCTCTTGTTCAAGGGGAAAGTGCGGGCGGCGCTGGCCGAGCCAAACGGCAGAATGGGCAGCCAGGACAAGGCCAAAAGCCCCGAAACCCGTGAAATCCAGTTGCGACGGTTCATGTTGCTCTCCTGTTGTTTCTCCGGCGGAGCCGGCGACGGTATCCCTGTGGTTATGGCGGGTGGTGCTTGGTCTGGCCAGCCCCGAGATTCCTTACAACCGTCAAAATATGTTTATCCGTTGGACCAAGTGAGCCGC from Chromatiaceae bacterium carries:
- the msrB gene encoding peptide-methionine (R)-S-oxide reductase MsrB translates to MNRRNWISRVSGLLALSWLPILPFGSASAARTFPLNKSKREWKGLLPADAYQVLFEEGTEAAGSSALNAEKRTGTFVCAACNLPLFDSAHKYESGTGWPSFWQPLADAVGTSTDFKLVFPRTEYHCSRCGGHQGHVFNDGPQPTGKRYCNNGVALRFILKGEQLPALRT